From Eubalaena glacialis isolate mEubGla1 chromosome 5, mEubGla1.1.hap2.+ XY, whole genome shotgun sequence, one genomic window encodes:
- the TMEM129 gene encoding E3 ubiquitin-protein ligase TM129 isoform X1 — protein sequence MDSPEVTFTLAYVVFAVCFVFTPTEFHSAGLTVQNLLSGWLGSEDAAFVPYHLRRTAATLLCHSLLPLGYYVGMCFAASEKRLYSPSQAPETWRVFLLLALTLPTIACTLIYYWSRDRWAHHPLARTLAHYAFPQSGWRAVASSVDTEFRRIDKFATGAPGARVIVTDTWVMKVTTYRVHVAQQQDVHLTVTESQQHDLSPDSNLPVQLLTIRVASANPAVPAFDIRLNSTEYGELCEKLRAPIRSAANVVIHQSLGDLFLETFASLVEVNPAYSVPSSQDLEACIGCMQTRASVRLVKTCQEADEGECQQCCCRPMWCLTCMGKWFASRQDPQRPDTWLASRVPCPTCRARFCILDVCAVR from the exons ATGGACAGCCCCGAGGTCACCTTCACGCTGGCCTACGTGGTGTTCGCCGTGTGCTTCGTGTTCACCCCCACCGAGTTCCACTCGGCCGGGCTCACGGTGCAGAACCTGCTGTCGGGCTGGCTGGGCAGCGAGGACGCCGCCTTCGTGCCCTACCACCTGCGCCGCACGGCCGCCACGCTGCTGTGCCACTCCCTGCTGCCGCTAG GCTACTACGTGGGCATGTGTTTCGCAGCCTCAGAAAAGCGGCTCTACTCCCCCAGCCAGGCCCCGGAGACCTGGCGGGTCTTCCTCCTGCTGGCATTGACACTGCCCACCATCGCCTGCACCTTGATCTACTACTGGTCCCGGGACCGGTGGGCCCACCACCCACTGGCCCGCACCCTGGCCCACTATGCCTTCCCGCAGTCAGGCTGGCGGGCCGTCGCTTCCTCCGTGGACACTGAGTTCCGGCGGATCGACAAGTTTGCCACGGGGGCGCCGGGTGCCCGTGTGATTGTGACGGACACGTGGGTGATGAAGGTGACCACGTACCGTGTGCACGTGGCCCAGCAGCAGGACGTGCACCTGACTGTGACGGAGTCCCAGCAGCACGACCTCTCCCCAGACTCGAACCTGCCCGTGCAACTCCTCACCATCCGCGTGGCCAGTGCCAACCCTGCCGTGCCGGCCTTCGACATCCG GCTGAACTCCACGGAGTATGGTGAGCTGTGTGAGAAGCTCCGGGCGCCCATCCGCAGCGCGGCCAACGTGGTCATCCACCAGAGCTTGGGCGACCTGTTCCTGGAGACCTTCGCCTCCCTGGTGGAGGTCAACCCGGCCTACTCGGTCCCCAGCAGCCAG GACCTGGAGGCGTGCATCGGCTGCATGCAGACCCGGGCCAGCGTGAGGCTGGTGAAGACCTGCCAGGAGGCGGACGAGGGCGAGTGCCAGCAGTGCTGTTGCCGCCCCATGTGGTGTCTCACCTGCATGGGCAAGTGGTTCGCCAGCCGCCAGGACCCGCAGCGCCCCGACACCTGGCTGGCCAGCCGTGTGCCCTGCCCCACCTGCCGCGCGCGCTTCTGCATCCTGGACGTGTGTGCCGTGCGCTGA